A stretch of DNA from Variovorax paradoxus:
CTCCGTCCGAAGAAGCCCAGCGCCTGCGACAGGACGTGCTGGACTGGTTCGTCCGCCGCCAGCGTGCGCACTGGGGCGCGTCCGACGAGCGCGCGTTCCAGGCCTGGCTCGGTGCCGATGCGCGCCATGGCGCGGCCTTTCGCGAATGGGAGTCGCGCTGGCGCGCCTTCGACGCGATCGCGCCCGAGACGGTCGCGGGCTGGCGCAGCGGCTTCGAAGGCCGCACATCGGTTGCGCCCACGCGCCGCGGCTTCCTGAAACCGGCCTTCGTGCTGGCCGCCTCCGGCATGGCGGTCGGCGCCGGCTACCTCGGCTGGCGCGAGGTGCAGGCCCAGCCCGTGTTCGAACAGGCCTTTGCCACCCGGCGCGGGCAGCAGCTCGAAGCACCGCTGCCCGACGGCTCCCGGCTGCGGCTGGACACCGCCACCCGCCTCGAAGTGCGCCTGTTCCGCGACCGCCGCGAGGTGACGCTGATCGACGGGCAGGCGGTGTTCGCGGTGCAGTCCGATGCGAAACGACCGTTCGATGTGCTGGCCGGTCCGCTGCGCGTGCGGGTGGTCGGCACGCGCTTTGCCGTGCGCCACACCCCCGGCATGCCGGGCGCCGACGGCACGCGGGTGTCGGTGGAAGAGGGCAAGGTGCGCGTGCTGCGCCGCGCGCCGGAGGCGACGAGCGAAGTCTTCCTGACCACCGGCCGCCAAGTGGAGAGCGATGCGCAGGGCGTGTTTTCCGCAGTCTCGGCCGTGCCGCGCGACGGCATCGCACCCTGGCGCGAGCACCGCCTGAGCTTTGTCGACACGCCGCTGGCCCGGGCGCTGGCCGAACTGGAGCGCTACGGCAGCACCGGCCTGGTGGTGAACGACCCGGCCGTGGCGGCGCTGCGCCTGAGTGGCACCTTCGATCCGCGCGACGCGCGCACGCTGCGGCTCGCTTTGGCCAGCGCCCTGCCGGTGCGGCTGAAGGAAAACGGCGCGGTCGCCGAGCTCGTGCCGGCCCTCTAAAACAAAAGAACCCAAAGATTTTTTCGCCGGCACTACGGGGATTCCGCCGGCTCGTGCGTCAGCCCAGATAGGAACCATTTGCATTCACTACCTGGAAGACGTTCGATGACGAAGCGCTTGATAACAAAGATGACACCCGCGCCGCTGGCCCTGGCCGTTGCACTGGCCCTGGCGAACGCGCCCCTGATGGCCCGGGCGCAGGGCGCGCCCCAGCCGATCAGCATCGCCGCGCAGCCGCTGGCCGAGGCGCTGAACGACTGGGCGCGGCAGACCCGCATCCAGCTGGTCGTGCAGCAGAACCTGGTCGCGGGCAAGTCCGCACCGGCCATCTCGGGCAGCCTCACGGCCCGGCAGGCGCTCGACCGGCTGCTGGCCGGCAGCGGCCTGGCGGCCACGATGGAAGGCAACGCGGCGGTCATCAAGGCCGCGCCGGCATCGGGCGGCACCTCCACGCTGCCGGCCGTGACGGTCGTGGCCGACGGCGAAGAAAGCGCCACCGGCCGCGTGCAGGGCTACGTCGCCAGGCGCAGCGCCACCGGCACCAAGACCGACACGCCGATCATCGAGACGCCGCAGTCGATCTCGGTGATCACGGCCGACCGCATCGAGGCCATGGGCGCCGCCAACCTCAAGGACGCGCTGGGCTACACGCCGGGCGTGTCGACCACCACCTACGGCGCCGATTCGCGCTACGACTGGATCTCGCTGCGCGGCTTCGACGCCTATTCGCCGGGCTTCTATCTGGACGGCCTGCCGCTGCGCAACAACAGCACCTGGGGCGTGTGGCGCACCGAGAACTACGGCGCCGAGCGCATCGAGCTGCTGCGCGGCCCGTCGTCGGTGCTGTACGGCATGAGCGGCCCCGGCGGGGTGGTGAACGTGGTCAGCAAGCGCCCCACGGCCGAGCCGATTCGCGAGCTGCAGCTGCAGGTGGGTGACCACGCCCGCAAGCAAGTGGCGGGCGATTTCTCGGGCGCGCTGGATGCCGACGGCAAGCTGCTGTACCGCATCACCGGCCTCGTGCGCGACGCGCAACTGCCGGCGGGCAAGGAGGCCGACGACCGCATGTACATCGCGCCCGCACTCACGTGGAAGCCGTCGAGCGACACCACGCTCACGCTGCTGTCGCAGTTCTCGCGCACGCGCGCCGGCGTCTACACGCGCGCACGGCCGCAGGTCGGTTCGCTCGACGCGACCGCCATCGGCACCCGCATTCCCTCGAAACTGTTCGTCGGCGAGCCCGGCTTCGACCGCTTCAATCAAGACCAGGAGATGGTCGGCTACCAGTTCGAGCACCGCATCAACGACACCTTCACGGTGCGGCAGAACGCGCGCTACGCGCACCAGAAGCTCGACTACACGGGCACCCAACTGACCGGCTTCATGGCGCTGAACCCCGAGGTGCCGAACGACCCGCTCAACTTCCAGCAGATGTCGCGCAGCGTGTTCGGCAGCCGCGAGAACATCGGCGCGCTGGCACTCGACAACCAGCTGCAGGCCGACTTCCGCCTGGGCGAGACGCAGCACAAGGTGCTGGTCGGGCTGGACTACCAGCGCACGCGCATCGACCAGGTCACCTTCAGCGGCGGCAGCGCCTCGCCGCTGAACATCTACGCGCCGCGCTACGGCGGCCCGATCGAGTTGCCCGCGCCGTACTTCGACGGCATCACCCGGCTTGCGCAGACCGGCGTCTACCTGCAGGACCAGATCAAGTGGGGCGACCGCTGGACGCTGACTTTGGGCGGGCGCTACGACACCGCCGACAGCACGGTGGACAGCCGCCTCGACGGCGCGCGCCAACGCATCCGCGACCACAAGTTCACCAGCCGCGCGGGCCTGGTCTACCTGCACCCGAGCGGCTGGGCGCCGTACCTGAGCTACTCGGAGTCGTTCGCGCCCACGGCCACCATCGACCCGGTGTCGGGCGACCCGTTCAAGCCCGAAAGCGGCAAGCAATACGAGGCCGGCGTGCGCTACCAGCCCACGGGCAGCAAGGCGATGTACAGCGCCGCCATCTTCGATCTGCGGCGCAAGAACTACATCAGCTACGACGCCGAGTTCATGCCCAAGCAGACGGGCGAGATCTCGGTGCGCGGCCTGGAGCTCGAGGCCACGGCCGAGATCGTCTCGCGCCTGAACCTCACGGCCTCGTACAGCTACACGCCGCGCGCCATCGTCACGGCCAGCGCCAACACGAGGGAGATCGGCAAGCAGGCCACGGCCGTGCCGCGCCACCGGCTGTCGGTGTGGGCGGACTACCGTTTTGTCAACGGTGTGAAGGTGGGACTGGGCGCCCGCTACACGGGATCGAACTACGGCGACGGCGAAGCCGCGTGGCCGAGCAAGGTGCCCGCATCGACGGTGTTCGACGCCATGCTCGGCTACGACATCGACCGCTGGAGCCTGGCGCTGAATCTGCGCAACCTCACCAACAAGACCTACTTCGCCAACTGCGGCTTCCGCAACTGCTACTACGGCTATCCGCGCACGGCGACGGCCACGGCAACCTACCGTTGGTGAACGCGTGCGGCGACGGGCTTCGGGCCGCCGCCGTGCGTGCGAACTTCTCGGTGACAGCGGCCGCACGGGTTGACAACGCCCGGTTCGGGCTTTGATACTGAACCCTTCAGTTCATCATCCAACCCAAGGAGATTCCATGCAGAAGATCATTCCCTGCCTCTGGTTCGACGGCAACGGCGAGGACGCGGTCAAGTTCTACACCGCCATCTTTCCGAAGTCGCGCCTCACCGACACACTGCTCTGGGGCGACGTGAATCCCGCCAAGAAGGGCCAGCTGCTCACCGCGACCTTCGAGCTCGACGGCCAGTCGTTCATGGTGCTCAACGGCGGGCCCGAATACAAGATCACGCCGGCCATTTCGCTCATCGTGACGTGCGAAACGCAGGAGGAGGTCGACTACTACTGGGACAAGCTGCTCGAGGGCGGCGGCCAGCCCGTGCAGTGCGGCTGGCTCACCGACCGCTTCGGCGTGTCGTGGCAGGTCACGCCGATGCCGCTGATCCGCATGTTCCAGGACAAGGATGCGGCCAAGGCCGCCCGTGCGATGGCGGCCATGATGAAGATGATCAAGCTCGACATCGCCACGGTGAAGAAAGCCTTCGACGGGGAGTGACCCCCGCCGAGGCGCGCATCAGACCAGCCGGCCGATCGACTTCTTGCGCCACACCAGCCGGTAGTACGCGGTCTGCAGCAGCAGCATCGCGCCGAAGGTGACCGGGTAGGCGATCCAGATGCCGTCCAGGCCCAGGCCGAAGGTGCGGCTCATGAGCCAGGCCACCGGCACTTCGACGCCCAGGATGCATGCAATGGTGATGAGCGTCGGCACCAGCACCGAGCCGCTGGCACGCATGATCCCCGACACCGCCGAGGCCATGCCGAACAGCACCATGCTCCACAGCATGATGTGCAGCAGGTTCTGCGCAATCTCGATCACCGGTGCGCTGGTGATGAAGAAGCCCATCAGCGGGCGCGAGAACAGGTAGCCCAGCAGCACCAGCCCGCCCGTGAGGACGAGGTTCATGCCGAGCGCGGTCTGCACGATGGCGCCGAGCCGGTTGGCGCGGCCCGCGCCGATGGCCTGCGCGCCGAGGATCGACGTGGTGATCGCGATCGAGATGGCCGGGAACTGCACGTACGCCACCACCTGGTTCACCGCGCCGTACGCGGCCGTGGCGTTGGAGCCGTAGCTGTTGACCATCGACAGCAGCACCACTTCGGCCAGCGCCACCACGATCATCTGCACGCCCGTGGGCACGCCGATTTTCAGCACGGCCTTCAGCAGCTGCGGCTGGATGCGCAGGCACCGGAAGAACTCCGCATCGGGCGCGAGCGGGCTCTTTTTCTGGCGCAGCCGGAAGCCCAGCCACGTGGTCGCGACCGCGAACGACAGCACCGAGGCCCATGCGCCGGCCGCCACGCCGAGCTGCGGCAGCCCGCCCCAACCGCGGATGAGCGCGGGCGTGACGACGAGGCCGATGGCCGTGGAAATCAGCAGCGTCAGCAGCGGCGTGATGGTGTCGCCCACGCCGCGCAGCATGGCCGTGGCCAGCAGGAACAGGAACACGCCGGGCATTGCGATCAGCATGATGCGGGCGTAGCGCGTGGAGTCGGCCAGCACGTCGGGCGGTGTGCCCAGCATGGCCAGCATCGGCGTGGTGAAGACGCCGCCGAACACCGCGATCGCCAGGCCCAGCAGCAGGCCCACCGTGAGCGTGGTGCCCGCCACCGCCTTGGCCTTGGCCGCGTCGCGCGCGCCCCAGGCCTGGCCGATGAGCACCGAGGCACCGGCCCCCAGGCCGATGATGAAGGCGATGAAGAAGAACATCACCGGGAAGAAGCTCGAGACCGCCGCCAGCGCGCTCACGCCGAGCATCTGCCCGACGTAGACGTTGTTGATGGTGCCGGAGAGCGACTGCAGGATGTTGCTGAGCAACATCGGCGCCAGGAAGAACAGGAACACCTTCCACAGCGGACGCGCCGCACCCGCGGGCGCCACGGGCACGCCCCGCAGGCCGCTCGGGTTGCCGGGGCTGGTGGCGGTGGCGGTGCTGCTGCTGTCGGGCGCCGCGCTCATGCGGCGCCCCAGCCACCGGCCGACAGCTTGTGCAGGTGCACGCGCAGGTCGGTGGGCCAGGGTTCGACAAGATCGCTGAAGCGCTGGTGCTCGCCCGCGAACAGCGCGCGCGTGGCTTCCTCGAAGTGGGGCAGGTTGCCGGCGATGGCGGTCATGAAGCGGTAGGTGGCTTCGCGCGCGGCGCGCACGGTGTCGCGGTCGGCGTGCACGTGGCGTGCGTCGTCGACCAGCTTGCGCAGCGCCACCGAGGCGCCGCCCGGCTGGCGTCCGAGCCAGTCCCAGTGGCGCGGCAGCAGCGTGACTTCGCGCGCCACCACGCCCAGCCGCGGACGGCCGACGCCGCGGGGTGCGTCTTCGTGTTTTTCGGCTTCGAGCGCGGAGGTTTCGATGGCCTTCGGGTCGCGCAGATCGACATCGAGCTGCTCGCCGGTCTGGTCGTTGAACACGAGGCAGGCGGCGGCGTCGCCGCGCTCGCGCAGTTGCGTGAGCACCTGGGCCTTGGTGCCGGCAGCGACACGCTGGAAGCCGGCAAACGCAGTGAATGTGGTCGGTAGTTCGTCGGGTGACATGCGGATTCTTTTCGGGTTGTCGATCCGGGCGGAACGAAACGAGGTTCGTAATCTACCCGCAGGACGGTTCAGGCGTGCGGCGTGTCGTGATCGCACAGCGTCCGCAGCGCGGCATGGAGGTCTGGCAGGCGTTGCGGGTCCAGCGATTTCACGGCGTCGGCGCAGATCGCCTCGACGGTCGGGAGGGCAGCCTGCATCAATTGCTTGCCGCCGCCGCGAATCACCGCGTGGCGCCGGTTGTCGCCCTCCGTTCCCGTCATGCGCTCGGCCAGGCCGGTCTTTTCGAGCAGCACCATCTTGCGGATCAACGCCGACATTGGCAACCCCAGCGTGTGCGCAAGCTCGGCCATCGGCACGCGGCCGTTGCCGGCACGCAGCAACAGGTGGAGCAGGGTGAAGTCTTCGTAGTCCAGGCCATGGAAGGCGCCCAGGTCTTCGTTGAGCTTCAGGCTCAGGCTGGCGTGGGCGCGGCCGAGGTCGAGGCAAAAGCCCAGTGCGTCGGTGCTCATGGTGTGTTGTAGCCCTTGTCACCGGTGCAGGGGAGTTCCTCGCGCCAGAGTTCAAGCAGCTTTTCGAGTTCGGCCGCGCGGTCGAAGGCGGGGTCGTCGCGCTCCTTCACCCGGTCGATCACCTCGAAGCTGAAGTGCGTCGCGCCCTGCGCCACCCAGTCGCGCTGCAATGCCTTGTTGCGGTGCGAGCGCAGGTTCAGTTCGAAGCGGGCTCGGTTCATGGCACCTTCTACGTCGAGGCTGCCGGCCACGTAGACGCGGCCGTCCGTCAGGTTGCGGACGACGAACACGCCCGCGGGGCGCACGCTGTCCTTGTATTGCTTGATGAGGGTACGTCGCGTGAGGGGAGATGGATTCATCTCCAAATATTACCCGGGCAAAATATAAAACACAATACACCCGGGTAAAAATGGATTCACCCGACCCGCAGCCGGTGCCATCCCCGAAGGACGCGCCGGTGCACCGCGCGCACGATGCGCCAGGGGCGGCTTTCGCGCACCCGCGTCAGCACCAGGTCTTTCCATGCCTTCCAGCGCGGGTACCAGCGGGCGAACCAGGCCAGCTGCATCAGCGAGCCTTCGACCAGCTGGAAGATCCGCGCGACCACCGCCGTGCCCGCGAGCTTGGCCAGCAGCAGCACGGCCATGCCGCTGAGCGCGTGGCCGCGCCCGAACAGAAA
This window harbors:
- a CDS encoding VOC family protein; amino-acid sequence: MQKIIPCLWFDGNGEDAVKFYTAIFPKSRLTDTLLWGDVNPAKKGQLLTATFELDGQSFMVLNGGPEYKITPAISLIVTCETQEEVDYYWDKLLEGGGQPVQCGWLTDRFGVSWQVTPMPLIRMFQDKDAAKAARAMAAMMKMIKLDIATVKKAFDGE
- a CDS encoding GIY-YIG nuclease family protein; its protein translation is MNPSPLTRRTLIKQYKDSVRPAGVFVVRNLTDGRVYVAGSLDVEGAMNRARFELNLRSHRNKALQRDWVAQGATHFSFEVIDRVKERDDPAFDRAAELEKLLELWREELPCTGDKGYNTP
- a CDS encoding FecR family protein, translated to MTLTSPPSEEAQRLRQDVLDWFVRRQRAHWGASDERAFQAWLGADARHGAAFREWESRWRAFDAIAPETVAGWRSGFEGRTSVAPTRRGFLKPAFVLAASGMAVGAGYLGWREVQAQPVFEQAFATRRGQQLEAPLPDGSRLRLDTATRLEVRLFRDRREVTLIDGQAVFAVQSDAKRPFDVLAGPLRVRVVGTRFAVRHTPGMPGADGTRVSVEEGKVRVLRRAPEATSEVFLTTGRQVESDAQGVFSAVSAVPRDGIAPWREHRLSFVDTPLARALAELERYGSTGLVVNDPAVAALRLSGTFDPRDARTLRLALASALPVRLKENGAVAELVPAL
- a CDS encoding MATE family efflux transporter translates to MSAAPDSSSTATATSPGNPSGLRGVPVAPAGAARPLWKVFLFFLAPMLLSNILQSLSGTINNVYVGQMLGVSALAAVSSFFPVMFFFIAFIIGLGAGASVLIGQAWGARDAAKAKAVAGTTLTVGLLLGLAIAVFGGVFTTPMLAMLGTPPDVLADSTRYARIMLIAMPGVFLFLLATAMLRGVGDTITPLLTLLISTAIGLVVTPALIRGWGGLPQLGVAAGAWASVLSFAVATTWLGFRLRQKKSPLAPDAEFFRCLRIQPQLLKAVLKIGVPTGVQMIVVALAEVVLLSMVNSYGSNATAAYGAVNQVVAYVQFPAISIAITTSILGAQAIGAGRANRLGAIVQTALGMNLVLTGGLVLLGYLFSRPLMGFFITSAPVIEIAQNLLHIMLWSMVLFGMASAVSGIMRASGSVLVPTLITIACILGVEVPVAWLMSRTFGLGLDGIWIAYPVTFGAMLLLQTAYYRLVWRKKSIGRLV
- a CDS encoding MarR family winged helix-turn-helix transcriptional regulator, whose protein sequence is MSTDALGFCLDLGRAHASLSLKLNEDLGAFHGLDYEDFTLLHLLLRAGNGRVPMAELAHTLGLPMSALIRKMVLLEKTGLAERMTGTEGDNRRHAVIRGGGKQLMQAALPTVEAICADAVKSLDPQRLPDLHAALRTLCDHDTPHA
- a CDS encoding TonB-dependent siderophore receptor, whose amino-acid sequence is MTKRLITKMTPAPLALAVALALANAPLMARAQGAPQPISIAAQPLAEALNDWARQTRIQLVVQQNLVAGKSAPAISGSLTARQALDRLLAGSGLAATMEGNAAVIKAAPASGGTSTLPAVTVVADGEESATGRVQGYVARRSATGTKTDTPIIETPQSISVITADRIEAMGAANLKDALGYTPGVSTTTYGADSRYDWISLRGFDAYSPGFYLDGLPLRNNSTWGVWRTENYGAERIELLRGPSSVLYGMSGPGGVVNVVSKRPTAEPIRELQLQVGDHARKQVAGDFSGALDADGKLLYRITGLVRDAQLPAGKEADDRMYIAPALTWKPSSDTTLTLLSQFSRTRAGVYTRARPQVGSLDATAIGTRIPSKLFVGEPGFDRFNQDQEMVGYQFEHRINDTFTVRQNARYAHQKLDYTGTQLTGFMALNPEVPNDPLNFQQMSRSVFGSRENIGALALDNQLQADFRLGETQHKVLVGLDYQRTRIDQVTFSGGSASPLNIYAPRYGGPIELPAPYFDGITRLAQTGVYLQDQIKWGDRWTLTLGGRYDTADSTVDSRLDGARQRIRDHKFTSRAGLVYLHPSGWAPYLSYSESFAPTATIDPVSGDPFKPESGKQYEAGVRYQPTGSKAMYSAAIFDLRRKNYISYDAEFMPKQTGEISVRGLELEATAEIVSRLNLTASYSYTPRAIVTASANTREIGKQATAVPRHRLSVWADYRFVNGVKVGLGARYTGSNYGDGEAAWPSKVPASTVFDAMLGYDIDRWSLALNLRNLTNKTYFANCGFRNCYYGYPRTATATATYRW
- a CDS encoding DUF2239 family protein, producing the protein MSPDELPTTFTAFAGFQRVAAGTKAQVLTQLRERGDAAACLVFNDQTGEQLDVDLRDPKAIETSALEAEKHEDAPRGVGRPRLGVVAREVTLLPRHWDWLGRQPGGASVALRKLVDDARHVHADRDTVRAAREATYRFMTAIAGNLPHFEEATRALFAGEHQRFSDLVEPWPTDLRVHLHKLSAGGWGAA